The genomic window CCGATCGTCACCACATCCTGATCATTTTCAGGATAATCTCCGTCTATATGAATACGTTCCCTGGCCAGCCCCGATACCGGCTCTGCCCCATCCCAGAAATAATTGAATGTTTGCTTTTGAACCAGGGTGAGAAGAGAGTCGTCAGAAATAGAATCTTTAGGCGCAGCTTCAGAAGAGGCAGGGCGCTTATTCTCCCCGCATGCGTTAAATACAAAGAAAAAAGCCAGGAATAATATGCCAAAGTGTGTATTTTTCATCTTATTCATTTATTTACAATCGTGGACTGCTAAAGCCCAATGTTCGCATCCCCGTTTTTACTTCCGGACAACTCATAAACAGGTTCCAGAGCAAACCACTCCGGTAATTCTCTATCATTACTATAATAGGCCCCTGATCTATGGCAAGGAAAGAACTTGCAAACCACGGTTCGTGTAAAGAAAAAGCATCAACAAACCCATATTCTTTCCAGACCTTGTCGCCCAACTTATAATAGAAGAACTTCAAAGCCTTCATCGATTCTTCTGGAGTATAAGGAAATGATGAAAGTGCTGCAGTTGGAGAAATAACACCGTTGTCGTTAGTTGGCTCATGAGCCTTATAGCCGTTAATATCATCACTCGCGGTAAGTCCCCAACAGTCAGGTCCATATCCGTAGAATCCCTTCGGATTAGATTTACAATACTGGTAATTTATTTGTGCGTGAGCTTTGTTTTGTGTTTCGTAGTTGGCATAAGTATCACTCAGTCCCAAAGGATTTATCCCCATAAAAGAGTAGTGTGAAAAAAAGAGAGGTCCACCCATCGCCGGCCCTAAGGGTAATTGAACACCGAAATAGGTATTCCCGTTCCTAAAGCTGCTGTTATTCGCCCACCCATTCTCGTATACTGACTTAGGAATAGCATGTGAAGAGGATGATGCAGCGAGCACATAGGTGATCAGTGCTTCATTCCAGCCTCTCACGGGAAGGTTCATATCCCAGTTGTAGTCGGGGCTCCAATGCCAGTACAATGCATTACCATTATCTTTTCTGAACCAGCTCCATTCAACTGCATTCCAAAGGTTATTAATATCATTTCGCAAATCTGCCTCTTGTCCCGCTCCATTAAAATACTGTCTAGCTGTAAGTAATCCTTGCATCAGCAAAGATGTTTCCACTAAATCAGCCCCATTATCTTTCGTACTAAAAGGCTGAACCGCGCCAGTGTTTCCGTTTAACCAATGAGGAAACGCACCATGAAAGCGTTGAGCTTTATTTTTAAGAAATGTCGTTATCTTCTGGATCCGCGCTAGCCCTTCTTCCCTGGTAACAAACCCGCGATGAATAGCTGTGATGATAGCCATTACTCCAAAACCAGTACCCCCTGTAGTTACAATGTCTCCGGAGGAATCGCGCTCTCGCGCCATACCACTAACAGGATGCCCGAAATCCCAGAAATATTTAAAGGTTTGCCGTTGAACGAGAGTTAAAAGCTCTTCATCTGAAATACGGGGAAACTTATCGGCAGGATCGAGAGATGTAACAAGAGTCAAAGTAAACGGGGTTCGTAGCCGCCCTCCTGCTTCTGACATTAGCTTATCGCCAGCTTCTATAGTGTATTTGCTAAAAGAAAACAAAGACTTTGCTGCTTTCAACACTACAATCCTATTGCCTTCTTCCAACGAATAATCGACCTCTATAAGCTTTCCTTGATTATCTTTGAAAACGATACCACTCGAAAGTGATCCCTTAGCTAAAGGAGCTGAAAATGCCAAACGTATAACCGGAGATCCGGTAAGATTTGAATAGTTAAAGCCGTTTGACGCACCATTTACACTAATGGCAGTATAATTAAAATCTTCCGCATACTGCTCTACCTCCTTGTCCTTTTTGCAGGATACAAAAATCAAAAAAACAAGAAAGAAAATTATAACCGGCTTATTCATCGAACAGAAGGGAATGATCGAGCAGACCAGATTACCGGTCTGCTCGAATTGAACTATTGTTTTGTTGTGTACAAGGTGCTAATCTCGGCATCCGACAGAGCTCTGGTATAGACACGGAACTGGTCTAAGGCGCCTGTGTAGCGAAGCATCCAGCTGTCCGCAGTATTGTTAGGGATTCCTATATGCTGTTGATATCCTCCTATCACAAACTTGGAAGCTGTTTTAAACTGCAATGGGCCAAGAGGATTCTGTCCGTTTTTCCTATCTGTCACGCTGGCTGGCAAAGCAAGTTTTGTACCATCCAGATATGCAGCGAATCTAGATGTAGCCGCATCATACGAGAAAGCTAGATGCCTCCATCTTCCATACATATCAGGCAGACGATTCACACCATTGTTTCCGTTAAACTCAACCCAATTTCCTGCAAAATTGAATTTTACGAGCATAGAGTTATCAGTCGTACTGTTATTGCCTTCGATCATTAGAAATAAGTTACCCCAGAAATCCCCGGTATTAGGCATCATAAACACACTCTGAGCACCGCCTGTATGCTTCTCTGTTTTAATCCAAAGAGACACGGTAAAACTGGTCATTGTGGCCATTTTGAGAGCGGAGGGATATTGCAATAAAGCGTTTGTAGCACCCTTGTATGCTTTTCCTCTTACACCATCTACATATGTAACATTGTTAGCCGATCCTTTTTGATATTGCGCACTGTCAAGAACCGAGCTTTCGAAAGGAAGGTATATCTGAAGCGGCGCGTTCATTCTCGCCGTATCATCAGGGATAATATTCATTTCCGGGCGCTCCATTTTCTGGCAGGAAGTTATACCAGAAATTATAATGGAAGACAACAAAAGCCCCGCAGTATATTTAGCTATTAAATTTTTCATTTTATTCTAACTTTGAGAGAACGGACAATTAAAGCTGCCCGTCTCTGATTTTTCCGGATACGTCTTTCACTAATAATTAGGATTCTGTTTCAATACACCTCCCGAACGGTCAATTTCTGGTTGCGGTATGGGGAGAAATCTATTCCTTTCCTGATAGCCCGTTTTTCCTGCGGCGTGCATGGTTTCTATATCTATTCCCCAACGGACAAGATCGAAAAAGCGTTCATTTTCCATTCCGAGCTCAACCTGACGCTCGTGGCGTATCGCATTTCGTAATTCCACCTGGTTGGTAGTTGTAACTCTCGGAAGAATAGCGCTATTCGCTCCCCGGGCGCGCGCCCTAACCAATTCAAGATAATTCAAAGCCGTCTGCTGATCGCCTGTTTCGTTGGCCGCTTCTGCCGCCATCAGGACCACATCAGCATATCTTATGATTCTCAGATTGAACCATTCGCCGAAACGACTGCCGGTCTGAGCTCTGATTGCAGGATCGGTATATACCTTTTTATTCCAGTATTCTCGCGCCAGCCCAGTTGGAATTGTTTCTCTGTAATTCGTAGTTGTACCTGCAAAGAGAATGGTTGCTTCCTTCCGGGGATCGTTCGCTTCATATGCATCTATTAACCGTGTATTAGGAACATTCCATCCCCAGCCAAGATCCATCGCACCCGAACCACGCACTCCTTGTCGGCCCGCCCAGGTGATACCGAAGTCCTTTACATTTTGATTATAAAGTGCTTGAATTTCAAACACCGACTCACTGCTATTTTCTCCTTTCTCTGTAAAGATTTGATCGTATGGTACACTCAAATCATACTGACCCGAATTTATTACCGATTGTGCAGCAGCCAAAGCTTTCCCCCACTGGCTCCTCGCTAAAAAAGTCTTGGCCTGTAACGCGTAAGCTGCTCCTTTCGTAAGGCGACCAATATACCGTGATTCCCATTTCAAAGGCAAATTCATTACGGCTGCTTGTAAATCCGCATCAATAAGAGCGTATATATCAGCTACACTAGACTTTGGTACATTGGCTTGATCCTGAGTATAAATTCTAAAATCGATTTTAGGCACTTCGCCAAATGCTCTAACCATATTAAAATAAGCCCAGGCTCTTATAAATTTGGCCTCTGCGACGAGAGATAGAGTCTCATCCGTAGTAATTCCTATAGAATCCGCAGCTGCCATTACTCTGTTAGTAGCTGCAATTGCCTGATAATGATTGGTCCAATAATTATTGATTAACCAGTAGTCTTTGGGATATTGGAAATTATCAAATATTGGGCCTGCGCCTGCTTCGTCTCCAACCGATCCACCTAAACTTGCATCGTCAGAACGGATATTATGAATAGCAGCATAAGGCAATCCGCTCGTTCCTTCACTTCGTAAAGAAGCGTAAGCTGCGAAAACTAGTCCCTCAAGAGAACCGGGGGGAAGATCGTCTTCTGTGAGCCGGCCTTTTGGCTCCCCATCCAGCCAGTCTGTACTACAACTAGACAGCATAAACACTGTGGTAATCAGCATTAGTAGCAATCGGCTACTTTTATTATATATCTTGATCATAACTGATGTTGATTTTATTTAAAAATTCATATTCACCCCTAAAGTATATATAGCAGGAACGGGATAAGTTCCATTATCCACTCCAAACTCAATAGCACTGCCACCGATTTCAGGCGTATATCCTGTATTATTAGCAAATGTGAATGGATTCTGGGCGTTCAGGAACACCCTTAAAGACTTAAGTTTTACTTTATCGAGCATCCGCTTATTTAAGTTATAGCCCAACTGTATGTTTCTCACCCTAAAGAAACTTCCATCTTCAATGAAATATGAAGAAGTGAGTTGGTTATTAGTTCTTGCATCATTTAAGATTGGCTGCCAGTTGGATGTTCCAATACCATGCCAGCGATCGAGCCTCTGCACTTGATAGTTGAATTGCGCATAGGGCTGTTGGTTCCATCTCCTGAATATTTCGTTACCGTAAACTCCCATGAAATCTGCACCAAAATCGAAATCTTTGTATTTCAACCCAACAGTAAATCCGTACGTAAAATCAGGTGTTGGATTTCCGATCATCGTCCGGTCATCCTCAGATATCATCCCATCGCCATTAACATCTTTGTATTTAATATCCCCTGGAAATACCTCGTTTAAGTTGCTGGGATTAAGCCTTACATCCTCATTGCTCTGGTAGATCCCATCGTGCACATACCCGTAAAAATACCCGATAGGATACCCCTCAGTAGTCCGGGATGCTCCTCTTACGATTTGATAGCCTTTATTCGACAGGCTCTTTACTTTATTATTTAATGTTGTCAGGTTTCCTGACACATTTAATGTCCAGTCGTTAAAGCTCTGACGCCAGGAAGTAACCAGTTCGATACCATTATTACTTAGCTCGCCTTGATTGGAAAGGCCAGGGAGAGTTCCGAGGAGACCTGGAACCTCTGTCATTATACCTTTAGTAAGCTTATTATAGTAGTTCACCTCTAATCCTAAGCGATTAGTAAAGGCATTTAATTCGAAGCCGGTTTCCCACGAATGAACTGTTTCCCAATGAAGGTTTGGATCTGGAATATAAGCAGGTTCGTATGCCGGAACGACATTCTCTCCGAAAACAGCCGAACTCCCGCTCACTAGTACAGGATACATCGGGTATCTGTCTCTATCCGAGCCTCCAGTATTCTGATTGCCGAGAACGCCCCAGGAGCCTTTTATTTTCAGATTGTTTATGATATCCTGCGACTTCATAAATTCTTCTTCAGAAACAACCCACGCGGCACCTAATGCTCCAAACGATTGCCATGGTTCGCCCAGGACAAAGGCAGAACTTGCATCGCGTCTAAAGGAAGCATTAAAAAGATACTTCTGTTTGTAATTGTATAACACTCTGCCGAGATAAGAAAGAGTCCTGTTCTCCCAGGCACCACCGCTGTTTGTCGAAGTTGCTGGCGAACCTATGCCGAGATACCATTTATCAGGATTATTGGGAATCGGTGCTCCATTTCCTTGGTTCCTGCTGGCACCTAAACCTTCATAGCCGGTGATATATGAAGTAAAACCGGCAGTTGCAGTCAGATTATGATCACCGAAACTATTTTTATAGGTCAAAATCCAGTCAGATTGAATCTTATTGTAAATATTCTGATCCTGATTAACAGTAGTCAACGTGGTAAGCTGGTCTGTTTTATTAGCTCCCGGGATCTCAGGATTGTATACGTAGATCAGTGGTGAGTATGATCTGTTATTGTTGAATCCGTAGTCAACAAAGAACGACCCTCTAAAATTAAAATGCTTTAAAAAGTCAACTTCTCCAAATACACTTCCGACAGCTCTATACTCTCTCCTGAAGGCGGTATTCTTTCTCAGTTCTACATCCACCAACGGATTTCCTACCTGTGCCCGCTGAAATGACGGCATAGTGTGATACAATCCATACTCATCATTGAATGTGGGAGCGATAGGAGCTGCCAAAACCGCGTTTGCAACGCCTCTTTCATTTGGCAACTCGGATCTATACCCATTGAAAGTGACTCCAACCTTAAAGTTTTCAGTTATACGGAGTTCATCGTTCAAGCTTAAAGTAATCTTCTTTAATTGCTCATGCTTAATTATTCCCTGCTCTGCTATATACCCCAAACCCATTCTGAACTTATTTCGCTCAGTCGCACCACTTACACTGAGGTTATTATTCGTAAATACAGCAGTTTGAAAAATCGCGTCCTGCCAGTCAGTATTAGCCTGCCAATTGGTGTAATTGAATGGAACGCTTCCCTGATTGGCCAGTTGCTCGTCGTAAAGCATTCGGAATTGTTCAGCATTCGTAACATCTATCTTGTTATTGACATGCTTAACACCTGTATTGGAATTAAAGTTAAAAGTAAGCTGTCCGCTCTTGGCCTGTTTTGTTGTGATGATAATGACTCCACTCGCTCCCCTTACCCCAAATATGGCCAGGGAGGATGGGTCTTTCAAAATCTCAAACGATTCAATGTCTGCAGGATTAAGAAAATTGATATTATCATTCAGGATTCCATCTACTACATACAAAGGTTTTGCATTATTAATAGAAATAGTTCCCCTTATGCGAACATCTGGTTCGGCACCTGGTCGCCCGGAGTTCGTTATCTGAACCCCTGCTACTCGTCCCTGTAAGTTAGCTACAGGGTTAGTTGTTGGTCGATCAGCTACATCACTTGCCTTTACAGAAGTAATTGAACCGGTCAGGTCTCGCTTTGTTGCTGTTCCGTATCCAATTACTACCACCTCCTGCAGCGCCGACGACGACGCCTTCAGTGCTACCTGAATAGATGTGCGATTGGTTATAGGAACTTCCTGTGTCGTGAAACCCACATAGCTGATCACAAGAGTCGCGGTAGGGGGAGCGCTAATTGTAAATACCCCGGATACGTCAGTTGAGGTTCCGAGATTTGTTCCCTTAATCTTTACGCTCACTCCAATTAGAGCTTCTCCATTGGAGGCGTCGGTAACCTTACCCCTGACGGAAGTATTCTGCGCGTATGCACTTCCGAGAAAAAGGAAGAGTACGAGAACAAGACCCGACAGGTTTGTAAAAATTTTTCTCATAATTAATTGAATTAGGTCCTAACTTTATTTGGTTGTCACTATTTAGACACAACAAATTTTGTGTGAAATAGTTGGATTTCCGAAAAATTGACTTTCACTTCACTACATCAAATCTGTAAATATTTCGAGGGCCTGAAATGAGGCTTTTTAAACGTTTCTAATTCGTTTTAGCTCATCAGACGCATGCAATGGTAAAAGTTACTATGAGATAGGAAGATTTACACTATGAGAGGTAATGATGTAGTACTATAACTGCATAAAGAACTCGGCGAGGTTCTTGTCATGCTCAAGATTCAGCTTCTTTCGTAGCCGGTATCGCCGAATCTCCACTCCTCTTAAGGTGATATTTAAAAGAGAGGCAATTTCCTTGCTGCTCATATTCATCCTCAGGTAGGCACATAACTTCAGATCGTTGGGTACCAGCTCAGGGTACTTACTTTTGAGTTTCCTAAAAAAGTTTTCATGCGTCTCATTAAAGCTGCTTTCGAAGACATTCCAGTCACGCTCATCATTCAGCCCTTCGTTGATCACCTTATCAAGGCGCTTCAGTTGATCTGAGCCCAGCTTTTTGCCGCTGCTATCCTTCAAACCATATATCTCGTCTCTGATCTTTTGCAACAGTTCGTTCTTGTAAACAATATTCATGGCCGAGCTTGTCAGCTCACGGCTTTTACTTTCAAGATCCGCCTGTAACTGCTCATTCTTCAGCTTTACTATTTTTTGCTCGTTTATGATAGCCTCCTGTCTCAGTTGTTCTTCCTTCTCTTTTTGTAGTTTCTTACGTAATCTCTCCTGGTGCTTTTTTATGTTATAAAAATACATCCGCCGGAGTATAAGAAAGAGAGCTATATGTAGAAGCAGATAGCTAAAATAGGCCCACTTGCTAAGATACCATGGAGGAAGAATTATAAATTGGAACGACGCGGACTCTGATATCTTTCTGTCATTAATGATAGCCCTGACTTTAAATGTGTATGAGCCATTTCCGAGGTTGGTAAATTCCTTCGCTGCCTGTGAGCTCCACTCTGACCATTGTGATGAATATCCTTCCAGGTAATATTGATATCTTATCTTAGCCTGCCGGTAATATGGTAATGCAAAAGAGATCCGAACATTGTTTCTGTTATATGGAATTTCTGTTATGTCTAACCCCGCAGCTTCCGAAATCAGCATATTCCCATAAGTTATGTTTTCAAACTTCCGAATCAGCACCCTTGGTAAAGATTTCGCATTATAAGCATTTACATTGATGCTGTTCCCATCATAGATAGAAAAGCCATCGTCTATGCTAATCAGATACAATGAGCTATTTATCCGGCTTATATTCTCGTAATACTGAACCATTCTTCCGTCGAGAATGGTAAAACTGGAGGAGTCAACTTTAATCTGCCCCGGCTCGGTTAAGCTTACTAAAGCTACCTTTCCATGATTGATAAACCAGTATTTCCTTGCAGCCGCCGGGATGATTTTATTGGAGAAGGCAAAAGAGCCCAGGCCTCTGTTCAAATGATTGTATTTCGAAAAGCGGTTGCTTATATCGTCATATATATAAAAGCCTGAATCAGAGGAAAACACTACCCGGTTTTCAAGATTAAATACATTCAGATGGTAGCTCCCCGGCAAGCCATTATTGCTTCCATAGTAACGGAAGGATACCACCTTTCTGTAATCTGAATTAAGCTGTAGCTTATACAGTCCCTTATAAGCATGGCCTACCCATATTTGTCCTTTAGCGTCCTGTTCTACATAGTTCGAAGGCTCTGAGAACCCGCTAACCTTATGGGAGAACTCCCATTTGCCGTCCGGCCCCTTCTTATACACTGCAAGGCCGTTATACGTACCTTGAATAAGCAAATTGGGGTTTGAGTTTAAACGCCTGATTATCCAGCCACCACTAACCGAAGAGATCTTTTTTAATGTATTGCCAATAACGAGGGAAGTACCATCGTTATGTCCGCAAAATAGCTGGCCATCAATCAATGAAAGATCCCATACCTGTCCCTGTGAACCGGGAATCAGCTTAAAATCAAACGATTGGAAACTATCGCTGCCGTGATTCTGAAGATCACTATAGAACAGGCCCTGATTTGTCCCCAGATAGATCTTACTCTGGTGTATAATACTTGAGTATACAGTACCCAAATCGCCTTTTTTATCGAAATAAAAATATAAAGGCGAGTTTAGTTCAATTCGGTCAATCCCATTATCCAGACCAGCCCACAAATTTTGTTCATTATCAGAGTATATACTTAGTACCGTATTATTCTGCAGTCCGCTTGATTTATTGATCTGTTGCACAATCCGTCCAGCCTCATCCAATATCACTATCCCGTTAAGGATGGTTCCAAAGGCGAAATACCTGTTCATCACCACACAGCCGTTGTTGAGGTGGTATGTTTTAAGAAAACCGTTTGCGTGATTATCCCAGGGCTTAATACTAATGCCATCGTAAATAAACAGTCCTTTTTTAGCTGTGCCAATCAGGTATTTCCCTTTCTGAAAAGGGAGTATACAAAGAACTTCTGTATTGTCGAGTAGTTCGCTGTTAGGAATACCTGCAAGTTTATCGCCCTTTATCTCGTAAAAGCCCTTACCCATGGATTTAATAAAAAACCGGGAACCTGCTTTTAGCAAAAAGAAAAAAGGTCCGCCCTTTTCTAAAACCCTGATCTTTCCTTTGTGATAAATGAAGACAGAAGCGAATGATTGGAAAAGTACTCTCTCTCCATCAACATATATTTTCCATATCTCATCCTTCAACGTAAAACCGGCGGGAAGGAGCCTTGTAAGAGAATGGTACACGAGTCGGCCTTTGTGATTATAGGCCCAGTAGCCAAACTCGCCAAATCCACCGGCGTACACTCTTCCTTTACCGTCGGCAGCTACAGAACGAACTATCAGATGATTTGGCATTCGGTTCAACTGCCAATAGCGTCCATCAAACGACAGCAAGCCCTCGGAATTACCGAAATACATGATGCCGTTTTCGTCTTTGGTAACGGCCCAGTTCTGGTTGCCCGACTGGTAAACATGTTTTGTATAATTCTGAACGTAGGGCACCCCGAGGCCTTTAATATCGGCCGCCGTGCCGTTGTTAAACGCGAGGAATAGAATGAAAGTAAATATCAATAAACGGAGATTCCTGAGTAATTCCATTAAAAGAAAATTAGGTTCAATCGCTAGAACTTGCTAGGCGCTTAAAAGGGGAAAAATGATTTTACCACTTTTTAAAAATAAAGAAAACAGCGAGAATAATAAAAAGAAAACCAACTATATGATTCCAGGCTATTTTCTCGGTTTTGAAGAAAAGAACAGTGAAGATAAGAAACACACTTATGGAAAGAGCTTCCTGTATAACCTTTAACTGCAGAAGACTAAAAGGACCACCGTTAGCCCTAAAACCAAACTTATTTGCAGGAACCTGAAAAATATATTCAGCTAGAGCAATCGCCCAGCTAATGAA from Arcticibacter tournemirensis includes these protein-coding regions:
- a CDS encoding triple tyrosine motif-containing protein; translation: MELLRNLRLLIFTFILFLAFNNGTAADIKGLGVPYVQNYTKHVYQSGNQNWAVTKDENGIMYFGNSEGLLSFDGRYWQLNRMPNHLIVRSVAADGKGRVYAGGFGEFGYWAYNHKGRLVYHSLTRLLPAGFTLKDEIWKIYVDGERVLFQSFASVFIYHKGKIRVLEKGGPFFFLLKAGSRFFIKSMGKGFYEIKGDKLAGIPNSELLDNTEVLCILPFQKGKYLIGTAKKGLFIYDGISIKPWDNHANGFLKTYHLNNGCVVMNRYFAFGTILNGIVILDEAGRIVQQINKSSGLQNNTVLSIYSDNEQNLWAGLDNGIDRIELNSPLYFYFDKKGDLGTVYSSIIHQSKIYLGTNQGLFYSDLQNHGSDSFQSFDFKLIPGSQGQVWDLSLIDGQLFCGHNDGTSLVIGNTLKKISSVSGGWIIRRLNSNPNLLIQGTYNGLAVYKKGPDGKWEFSHKVSGFSEPSNYVEQDAKGQIWVGHAYKGLYKLQLNSDYRKVVSFRYYGSNNGLPGSYHLNVFNLENRVVFSSDSGFYIYDDISNRFSKYNHLNRGLGSFAFSNKIIPAAARKYWFINHGKVALVSLTEPGQIKVDSSSFTILDGRMVQYYENISRINSSLYLISIDDGFSIYDGNSINVNAYNAKSLPRVLIRKFENITYGNMLISEAAGLDITEIPYNRNNVRISFALPYYRQAKIRYQYYLEGYSSQWSEWSSQAAKEFTNLGNGSYTFKVRAIINDRKISESASFQFIILPPWYLSKWAYFSYLLLHIALFLILRRMYFYNIKKHQERLRKKLQKEKEEQLRQEAIINEQKIVKLKNEQLQADLESKSRELTSSAMNIVYKNELLQKIRDEIYGLKDSSGKKLGSDQLKRLDKVINEGLNDERDWNVFESSFNETHENFFRKLKSKYPELVPNDLKLCAYLRMNMSSKEIASLLNITLRGVEIRRYRLRKKLNLEHDKNLAEFFMQL
- a CDS encoding RagB/SusD family nutrient uptake outer membrane protein — translated: MLSSCSTDWLDGEPKGRLTEDDLPPGSLEGLVFAAYASLRSEGTSGLPYAAIHNIRSDDASLGGSVGDEAGAGPIFDNFQYPKDYWLINNYWTNHYQAIAATNRVMAAADSIGITTDETLSLVAEAKFIRAWAYFNMVRAFGEVPKIDFRIYTQDQANVPKSSVADIYALIDADLQAAVMNLPLKWESRYIGRLTKGAAYALQAKTFLARSQWGKALAAAQSVINSGQYDLSVPYDQIFTEKGENSSESVFEIQALYNQNVKDFGITWAGRQGVRGSGAMDLGWGWNVPNTRLIDAYEANDPRKEATILFAGTTTNYRETIPTGLAREYWNKKVYTDPAIRAQTGSRFGEWFNLRIIRYADVVLMAAEAANETGDQQTALNYLELVRARARGANSAILPRVTTTNQVELRNAIRHERQVELGMENERFFDLVRWGIDIETMHAAGKTGYQERNRFLPIPQPEIDRSGGVLKQNPNY
- a CDS encoding SusC/RagA family TonB-linked outer membrane protein; the protein is MRKIFTNLSGLVLVLFLFLGSAYAQNTSVRGKVTDASNGEALIGVSVKIKGTNLGTSTDVSGVFTISAPPTATLVISYVGFTTQEVPITNRTSIQVALKASSSALQEVVVIGYGTATKRDLTGSITSVKASDVADRPTTNPVANLQGRVAGVQITNSGRPGAEPDVRIRGTISINNAKPLYVVDGILNDNINFLNPADIESFEILKDPSSLAIFGVRGASGVIIITTKQAKSGQLTFNFNSNTGVKHVNNKIDVTNAEQFRMLYDEQLANQGSVPFNYTNWQANTDWQDAIFQTAVFTNNNLSVSGATERNKFRMGLGYIAEQGIIKHEQLKKITLSLNDELRITENFKVGVTFNGYRSELPNERGVANAVLAAPIAPTFNDEYGLYHTMPSFQRAQVGNPLVDVELRKNTAFRREYRAVGSVFGEVDFLKHFNFRGSFFVDYGFNNNRSYSPLIYVYNPEIPGANKTDQLTTLTTVNQDQNIYNKIQSDWILTYKNSFGDHNLTATAGFTSYITGYEGLGASRNQGNGAPIPNNPDKWYLGIGSPATSTNSGGAWENRTLSYLGRVLYNYKQKYLFNASFRRDASSAFVLGEPWQSFGALGAAWVVSEEEFMKSQDIINNLKIKGSWGVLGNQNTGGSDRDRYPMYPVLVSGSSAVFGENVVPAYEPAYIPDPNLHWETVHSWETGFELNAFTNRLGLEVNYYNKLTKGIMTEVPGLLGTLPGLSNQGELSNNGIELVTSWRQSFNDWTLNVSGNLTTLNNKVKSLSNKGYQIVRGASRTTEGYPIGYFYGYVHDGIYQSNEDVRLNPSNLNEVFPGDIKYKDVNGDGMISEDDRTMIGNPTPDFTYGFTVGLKYKDFDFGADFMGVYGNEIFRRWNQQPYAQFNYQVQRLDRWHGIGTSNWQPILNDARTNNQLTSSYFIEDGSFFRVRNIQLGYNLNKRMLDKVKLKSLRVFLNAQNPFTFANNTGYTPEIGGSAIEFGVDNGTYPVPAIYTLGVNMNF
- a CDS encoding LamG domain-containing protein, with the protein product MKNLIAKYTAGLLLSSIIISGITSCQKMERPEMNIIPDDTARMNAPLQIYLPFESSVLDSAQYQKGSANNVTYVDGVRGKAYKGATNALLQYPSALKMATMTSFTVSLWIKTEKHTGGAQSVFMMPNTGDFWGNLFLMIEGNNSTTDNSMLVKFNFAGNWVEFNGNNGVNRLPDMYGRWRHLAFSYDAATSRFAAYLDGTKLALPASVTDRKNGQNPLGPLQFKTASKFVIGGYQQHIGIPNNTADSWMLRYTGALDQFRVYTRALSDAEISTLYTTKQ
- a CDS encoding glucoamylase family protein, whose amino-acid sequence is MNKPVIIFFLVFLIFVSCKKDKEVEQYAEDFNYTAISVNGASNGFNYSNLTGSPVIRLAFSAPLAKGSLSSGIVFKDNQGKLIEVDYSLEEGNRIVVLKAAKSLFSFSKYTIEAGDKLMSEAGGRLRTPFTLTLVTSLDPADKFPRISDEELLTLVQRQTFKYFWDFGHPVSGMARERDSSGDIVTTGGTGFGVMAIITAIHRGFVTREEGLARIQKITTFLKNKAQRFHGAFPHWLNGNTGAVQPFSTKDNGADLVETSLLMQGLLTARQYFNGAGQEADLRNDINNLWNAVEWSWFRKDNGNALYWHWSPDYNWDMNLPVRGWNEALITYVLAASSSSHAIPKSVYENGWANNSSFRNGNTYFGVQLPLGPAMGGPLFFSHYSFMGINPLGLSDTYANYETQNKAHAQINYQYCKSNPKGFYGYGPDCWGLTASDDINGYKAHEPTNDNGVISPTAALSSFPYTPEESMKALKFFYYKLGDKVWKEYGFVDAFSLHEPWFASSFLAIDQGPIIVMIENYRSGLLWNLFMSCPEVKTGMRTLGFSSPRL
- a CDS encoding DMT family protein, with amino-acid sequence MKAIFTVSMLCISNVFMTLAWYGHLKFGEMKWSKTLGLTAIIFISWAIALAEYIFQVPANKFGFRANGGPFSLLQLKVIQEALSISVFLIFTVLFFKTEKIAWNHIVGFLFIILAVFFIFKKW